From the Lacipirellulaceae bacterium genome, the window TTTTTCCTTTGTTCGGGCTGTACCCGGGGGCTGGATTAAATCCGATCGTTGAGTTTCGACAATCGATCATGGCAGCGACGATGACCTTTGGGCTCGTTGTTGTTGCAAACTCGACGCTTGGAATGTGGCGGCCGTTTGAGTTCTGGACTTTAGGGCTCGCTTGGACATTCTCATTGGCTCTCGTTCCGCTGGCACGCATGGCGGCTCGGCGATTGGTTTGCAAGAAGAAATGGTGGCCACAGCCGTTATTGATTATCGGTGATGGTCCGGCTGCCGAAGGTGCGTTGCGTAGCTATCTGAACCAACCGACTTTGGGGCTGAAGCCCGTCGGAATTATCGGTAGCTATCAAGAGCACTGGGACGAATCCGGGGACAGCAGCAAATGGTATTTGGGTCCCCCCGACGACCTTGAGGGCCTCGTCAAAGAACATAATGTGCTGTGGGCCATCTTGGTCATGGATTTCGTCTCGCGGGGAACCATCAACGTGGTGACCTCTGCAGTGCCGAATGTCGTCGTATTGAATTCCTTTGATGGTTTACCAAGCCTTTGGAATCGTACGCAAGAATGTTTGGGGCGTCCCGGTATCCAGGTCCAGGAACGGCTGCTGCTTCCCCTTCCACGGGTACTCAAACGATCGATGGACCTAGTCCTTGGCATCGGAGGCGGGTTGTTGATCTCGCCGCTGTTGCTCACTTTTTGTGTCTTGATCAAACTCACCTCTCCAGGGCCAATTTTCTATAAGCAGCGTCGATTCGGTCGCGATGGTGAAGTTTTTTGGATGTGGAAATTCCGCAGCATGGTTTCTAATGCTGACGAGGTGCTTCAGGACTATCTCGATCGGCACCCAGAACTACGAGAAGAGTGGGATCGTGATCATAAGTTGAAGAATGATCCCCGGGTGACTTGGCTTGGTCGAATCCTGCGAAAGACGAGCCTCGACGAACTACCGCAACTTTGGAACGTGATCCGCGGGGACATGAGCTTCGTTGGTCCGCGACCGATTGTTGATAATGAAGAGGGACGCCCTTACCTGGAGGAGCATCCCGAAGGCTACCAACAGTACACGCGAGTCGTTCCTGGAATTACTGGCATGTGGCAGATATCTGGCCGAAACCTCACCACTTATGGCGAGCGTATTCGCTTGGATAGCTATTACATTCGCAACTGGTCACCTTGGCTGGACCTGTACATCCTCGTGCGAACCATTCGAGTCGTGTTGCGAGGTGAAGGGGCTTATTAGATGGCGGAGGCGCAGGCGGTTAGTGACACGAAAGTCAGCGTGCTGAAGCGAGTGGGCGGAAACACCCTCTGGGTCGCTGCTGGCCGGTTTGCAGACATGCTCGCGGTTGTGCTGACGAACATGGTTCTCGCACGATGGCTTTCTCGCGAAGACTTCAAGACGTTTTTCGTTGTCTTCAACGTTGTCTCGCTGTTAAGTATTTGCGGCACGCTTGGCCTCAATCGCTCGATCGTCAAGTTTATTTCCGAGGGGCTGGCGGCGAAAAGTCCTGAGAGGGCAGCAAGTACGCTTCGTTGGGCAATCGGTGCGACGCTGCTGGGTTCGCTCCTGTTCGCTGGTGTGATGACGGCAGTGACAATACGCTTCTTTTACGAGGAGCCCTCCGCATGGCTTGCGGTCGGACTGGCAGCGTCGGTCGTCTTTCGGGCACTTCAACGCGTCGTTACCGAAGCGTTAAGAGGTTATCACGAAATCCGTGGAGCTTCGCTCTTTGCAGGCCAAAATGCGGGACAAGCCGCCGGGCCGGTTGCTGACTTCGTGTTTCTCCTATTCGTCGTTGCAGCCTGGCTGCTGGGCTTCGTCGATCCGAGCCTGTCTGCCGTGGTCGTGCTTAATCTCATGTCGGTTGTTGCAACCCTACCGTTGAGTGTCTGGGTGCTGCATCGTGTGCGCGAATCGAGCTTCGCAGCCAACGAAACAACTGAGGGTGAGCCCAAATCTCTTGGAGCAGAACCGACTTCGTACGCTGCGAGTTCGAGTTGGAAAGACCTGCTCAGGGTCTCATTCGGGATCCTTGTGACCCAGTTCTTCATCTTCCTCATTTGGAATTCTGATGTCTGGCTTTCCGAATACCTCGACGAGAAGTCGGCGGCTGACTTTGTGGCAGCTCGTGGCTTGCTGATGATGGTGATGTTGCCATTGAGTTTGATCAACATGGCGGTGTTGTCTTCGATTCCCGAATTGTTCAGCCAAAAGAAGTTCGAGCAACTTGAGAAAGTACTACGGACTGGTTCATTCCTCGCGGGGATTCCAGCGTTGGCAGTCATTCTGTTTGTTTTCTTTTTTGCACAACCAATCCTCACGCTGTACTACGGACCGAAGTACCCCGAGGGTGGTGGCCTGCTCTCGATTCTTGTTCTGGGCCGAATCCTTAACGCTTTTGCCGGTGTTGCTAGTTTTGCGCTCATGATGACCGGCTTCCAACGTATCCATTCGGTGATCAGTGCGGTTGCATCAGCCGTACTTTGGCTTGCAGGCCCCTACGCGGCGGTACATTATGGAGCAGAAGGGCTGGCGATCGTCTCTGCGGCGGTGTTTACCCTGCACCACGCAGCGATTTGGCTTGCCGTGAAGAAATACGTAGGTGTCTGGTCGCATCTACAGATACCCGGCCGTTTGCGTCAAAGGATTGGCTTACACAAGGTTGCGAATAGCGAACCCGCATGATTCCTCATCCCGTAAAACTGATACGCTACGGGTCGATTTTTCTGCTGGTAGCTGCTCACCTGCAAGCGGTGATGCCGATGTTGGCGCCGATCTCGATGGTGCTGTTCGTCGTTGTTCACGCCCCCGCCTTGAGGTTCTACCGACAGATCCCCGCGGCAGTCCAAGTAGCAGCGATATTCGTTGTCTACACGTTCGGTTTGCTATTCCTGCACAACATGCTTGGTGACTACAGAGTGTTGGATTTTCTGCGGGCTAACGGGCGAGTTGTTTATATGCTGTGCCTGTTCCTGTTCGTCAGTCACCTGAAGCCTTCGGTCGACATCGAACGCCCCCTCTTCTATTCGCTGATTATCGTGACCGCGGGAATCGCCGCTTTGGCACTCTATAGCCGATTCGTAAGCGTGATAACCGTTGGCGAGATGCCACTGAGTACCAAACGCTCGATCACCGGGTTCTTTGAAAACCACAACACGATGTCTGGGTTGTTAGGCGCTGTACTTGCTCTAGGCGGGGCGAGCTGGCTCCATCGCTTGGAGGGCCGGACCCCGAATTTTATCAATCGATTCTCGTTGGCCATTGGCTTCTTCTTGCTGATCGCTTTTGCTTCTTCGCTCTCGCGTAGTTACACGCTGGGACTGTTGGCTACGGGATTATTGCTCATTTGGCGAGTTCCTGACCCGCGGGTTCGCAAGAACTGCCTGATCGGTGGCGGGTTTGCGGGGGTGATTCTGGCCGGCTACGTCTTAGTGAATCGAAGTGAGCAGATCGATAGCGACAACATCAGTAATCGCGGCGTGCTTTACACCCGAGCGGTCGGTCTGATACGGCAGAGTCCCATCATTGGGATCGGCCCCGGAGGGTTTGAGGAAATCCACGCCGTTAGAAAGCCAATTGTGCCGGGTCTGATTACGCTGCGACACTCGGGGACCGCTTCCGAGGAGCGTTACCATCACAGCCGCGAAGGGATCTACGGAGCACACGTTCACAACACTTACTTGCAGTTATTGTGTGACGTTGGTTTTGTGGGGGCTTTTTTACTTGCTGCCGTATTTTGGCTAGCCTTTCGCGATTATCGGAGGCTCGCTTCTATCGACTCCGAAGAACCTTATGAAGAAGTTCCTGATGAAAGTGACGACCAAGTAGAGATCCCTCCTTGGTACCAGAGCTACGAACATGCGGCCTGGAATTCGAAAGCGACTTGGTCGACTTTAGCATTCTTAGCCGTCGCGGGTGTGTTTGTTAATTGGTGCTTCAGCTCCCCTCCCTATACCATAGGACTCTACATGTGTTTGGGGCGCCTCGTCGCACAGACGGCCGCCGTGAAGGCGATGATTTATGATGAGTACGAATCTCCCGAGTCGTTTGCTGAGCTTCAGTGTTTCGAAGCAGCGACGACTTAATCAGCAATCTTTCTTAGTTCTCTAGATCAACATGAGTGTTCGAGTTGCGATTCTTGGAGCAGGCCCTGGGGGCTTGTCGCTTGCGCGGAGACTTTCCGACTACGAAGGCGTTGATGTTGACCTCTACGAGAAAGAAGCAAACGTCGGAGGCATGCATAAGAGTCCTGAGTTCGATGGCCTCTTCTACGATGTGGGGACGTTCCTTTTTCACGAAGGGCACGGCCTGATCGAAACCTTTCCTGAGACTCGCGACCTGTACGTCGAAGCGGAGTACAAGCCGCTCTCGATTACGCCCAAGGGAGGCTACGACCGCTACCCGTTGAGCGTGGGCGGGTATCTGCGAGATAATGGTCCTTTGGTCGCCGTGATGTCGGGATTTGATCTGCTAGCGTCCAAGTTGCTGCACCGACGACGCGATACCGTCCCGGCTTACGCGAAGTATTATACAGGCGGCACGATTTACCGTCGCAGTGGATTGCAAGAATACGTCAATCGCTTGCACGACGCACCGGATACGGAGCTGGACGTGAAGTTCGCCCAGCGCCGGATGCACGTGCTCAGCCGGCAATCGTTGCGGAAGCTTGCGATGAAAGCTTTCTCGCGCGGCTATCGCAAGAAGGCGGCCAAATCGTTCCAACAACGCTTGGTTCGCCCGAAAGAGGGGATGGCGTTTCTTTACGAGAAGATGCTGGAGATCGTCGAGCGACAGGGCGTGCAGGTACTCACAAACTGCCAAGTGGAATCGGTTCGCCGTGAAGGGGAAGAATTCGTCCTCGTCCACTCAGGTGGGCAAGAGGAACGTTATGACCGCATCATCTCCACGATTCCCATGCCGGTGATGTCGCGGCTGATCGGACGTGAGCCGGAGACGAACATTGAGAATCGCGATCTTATTTCGCTGTTCTACCGCGGAAAGTTCGTCAATCAGGCGGCAGCTTTCTTTAATTTCACCTATTCTGGAAAATGGAAACGGATCACGGTTTTCTCGAAGTTTTATGGAATGGAAGAAGGCCAGGATTACTTCACCGTCGAGGTGACTGCCCAAGATGCTTCCTCGGGTGCCGTTGATGAGGCTCGCCGCGACTTTGAGGAACACGCGCGGAAGTTCAACCTTTTGGAAGGCGAACCGGAATATGTTGGTAGCGAGATCACGCCACGTGCCTACCCGATTTACCGTCGCGGCCAAATGCCAGCGATCGAGCGAGAGAAGCAGGCGCTCCGCGACTTTGGGATCGACCTTGTCGGGCGCCAAGGGAACTTCGAGTATGTGATCTCAGACGTGGTTGCACAAAGAGCGCACACGTTGGTAGATAAAATGGCCGGCGAACTGGAGCTGACCGCCGCTTCCTAGTCTGCGGCTAATATTGCTATGACGACAACTACAACAAGCGCTGAGCCCATCGTGACCGTCGGCGCCAGTCCGCAACTAAAGAAGCCCAACTTCTTTCTCATCGGCGCACCAAAGTGTGGGACGACTTCTTTGGCGTTGTACTTGTCGGGACATCCGAACTTGTTCTTCTGCGACCCGAAAGAACCCTTCTACTGGAATAGTGATTATCCCGAGTTGCGTCGCAAGGAGCATCTGCACACGCTTGCGGAATACGAGGCGTTATTCTCAGAAGTGTCAGAGCAAGAAACGATTGTTGCTGAAGGGTCGACGACTTACCTAAGTTCCCAAACGGCAGTTCGCGAGATCCTGGATTACAACCCGGACGCCCTTTTCTTAGCGATGCTTCGCAATCCGGTGGAAGCGATGCGGTCGTTCCATAGCGAGTTGGTCTATACGTCGAATGAAGAGGTTGAAGATTTCGAGGAGGCTTGGAATCTTCAATCCCGTCGTGCTGCAGGCGAGTCGATTCCTAAGCTTTGCCGCGAACCGACGTGGCTGCAATATCGCAAGATGGGTAGCTATGCGAGCCAGGTTCGGCGGTTCTTTGAGCTCGTCCCCGAAGCACAGAGACGCGTATTCCTGTTTGACGACTACTCCGTGGATACGCCAGGCACTTATCGGCAGGTCTTGGAGTTTCTTGGCTTGCCGGACGACAATCGGCAGACGTTTCCGCGTCTGAAACAGTCGCGTAAGAAGCGATTCGAGTTTGTGCATCGTTTCTTTCGCGTACCTCCCAAGCCGTTGGAACCAATCGCGATTCGCGTGCGTCGCTACGTTGCTAATCAGCACTCCGGCCCGGTTGGTGCTGCGAAGAAGCTGTTTGTTAAGTCTCACAAACGACCTCCTCTACGCGAAGAGTTTGTGGAATACCTCAAGAATGAGTTTCACGACGACGTCATGGAGTTGAGTGAACTGCTGGGACGCGATCTGTCGCACTGGGTAGACTAGTCCTGCGTCAAGCCAAAATTTTCGGGTTCGGTGCGACGGAATCGATTCAGGGAAAACGGTTTATGATGCACCGAACCCGAAAACATTTGTTTGACTAGCCACTAGGGCAGTTATGGCCTCCGTTGAGTCACAAACTGAAGATAAAATCGCTACATCAAGTGGCGAAGGTGTCCGGGGTCCAGATCCGCTGCGGACGATTCAAATCATTGAGTCCGCGAATGCGGGAGTGGCACGTCATACGCTCGATCTGTGCGAAGGACTGGCCGAGCGAGGTTGCGACGTTCATCTGATCTATTCCCCAGTGCGAACCGATCGACTGTTCGAACAAGGGCTTGCCCGCATCACCGCACACCCACAAGTGACGTCAGCGGAGTGCCCGATTCGGCGTTCCGTCCACCCGAGTGATTACGTCGCCGCGAATTATGTGCGGCGTTATGCCAAAAAGCATGGTCCGTTCGATGTGATTCACGGTCATAGCAGCAAAGCAGGGGCTGTGGGACGTCTGGCGGCATGGAGGCTCAAGATCCCCGCCATCTATACGCCACACGCGATTGGGACGATGAATCCGCTGATCAGTCGCAAGGCGCGATGGTTGATCGGGACTATCGAGCGGCAGCTCTCGCGAGTGCCGGGGAGACTAATCGCTCTTTCGCCTGAAGAGCATCACCATCTGTTGGGATTAGGGATCAAGGATTGTCACATCGAGGTGATCTCCAACGGCATCGCCGATACTGCGCTACCGAGCAAGGAGGAAGCGAGAAACACCCTAGGCTTGCCAGCGGACGCCCCGATCGTCGGATTCATCGGTAGACTCTCCAAGCAGAAAGCTGTCGATGTGTTGGTTGCTGGATTTGCCCAAGTTGTTTCTGAGAATGTGGACGCTCGACTGGCCATCATCGGCACGGGAGAGTTAGAGTCGCAGCTTCGTGAGCAGGCGGAAAGCTTGGGTGTTGCTGATCGCATTGATTGGCTAGGTCATCAAGATGGTTTTGCCAGCATGCCCGCGTTTGATGTGTTCGCACTTCCTAGCCGCTACGAGGGCTTACCTTACGTTCTGATGGAAGCCGTTTTTGCAGGCCTTCCGATTGTCGCCAGCGATCTGGCGAGTTCCAGCTTGCTACTTGAATCGGGTGAGAACGGTTGGGTGGTGCCTAGCGAAGATCCGGCGTCACTTGCCGAAGCGATCACCAAATTGCTCGCAAACCCCGAACAAAGAAAAGCGTTTGGCAAGGCGTCACGGCTGAGGGCTGCGGACTTTACCATCGACAAGATGGTGGACAAAACGCTCGCGCTCTATCGCCAACTTGCTATGCAATCGAGATGAACAGCTAGTATCTTATGCAAGAATCGAAGCCAAATTTCATGTTAATCGGTGCCGCCAGGAGTGGCACGACGGCGATCGCTCGATTCTTGGAACAACACCCTGAAGTGTTTGTCTGTGATCCGAAAGAGCCACACTTCTTGGCATTGGGAAAGAGCGACACTGAGTTCAAAGGTCCCGGCGATGAACTGATGATGAATCGTGTCCTCGTTCGGGACGTTGATGAATATAGCAAGCTTTTTCTACCGGATCGTCCTTGCAAAGCGATTGGTGAGGGGTCGGTCTCAACGCTCTATTACGCCCAAGAATCCATCCCGGCGATCAAGGAGCATGCCTCGTCCGCGAAGCTGATAGCCGTCCTGCGAAACCCGATTGACCGTGCCTACTCGAGCTTCATGTACACGACTTCACGTGGGTTCGAGCCGCTGGAGGATTTTGAACAGGCCCTTGATGAGGAACCCAATCGAATCGAGCAAGATTGGCACCACATCTGGCATTACACGCAAATGGGTTTTTACACTTCGCAGCTTGAAGCGTTTTTTGAGCAGTTTGACCGCCAGCAAATCAAGATCGTTCTGTTTGACGATTTCCAAGCGAAGCCGGCAGAGGTGCTATCCGACCTGTTTCAGTTTTTGGGAGTCGATTCCGCGTTTCAACCCGACGTGAATGCCGAGGTCAACCGATCAGGTGTGCCCCGGAACCGGATCATCGGCGGGGCGATCAACTTTGTTTACCGGCAGTGGTATCTGAAAAACATGCTCAAGGCAATCATTCCGCCTAGCATGCGTGACTCGATACGCAACGCAAGCCTGTCCCGCCCCGCCATGTCTTCGCGAGCTTACGCTCGGCTGTCGGAACTCTACTCCGAGGAGATAACCTCGCTCAGCAAGCTGCTCGACCGTGACCTGACAGCTTGGCTTGAGAACGAGACTGTGGCAGGCTAGTCCAGTTGTGTAGGAACGGCGGTGAGGTTCCAGTTAAACCAGTGGGTCAGAGTGTTGGCAAGCTGCTGGCCAGGTGTGTACTGCAGCATGACAAAGTCCTCGGGCAGAATTTTGAGCCGCTCGCGAGAATCGTGCAACGCTTTTCGCAGGTCAACTTGAATACGTAGCTGCTGACCATCGGCCAGCTTACGCAGGATGATGACGCGACTTGGTGGGATCGAAGTATTGCCAGGACCGGCACCGCGTTGCAAGAAGTTCTGGCTGCCGTTTCCACCTTGCAGAGGTGAAGCGACGCCGCCAGTGGCGATCGCGATCGCCTCCATAACGTCAATATCGCGATCTCGGGGTAGCGGAATCTCACCAGGAGGAAGCATGCCGCCGGTGTAGAAGAAATCGTTCACGCGAGGTTCGAGGAAGACGACATCCCCTTCGTTGAGGACCACATCGCTAGGAGCGAAAGGCAATGCTTGGCCTGGGCAGACACGCAGGGGAATTTTTGTACGCGTGTACTCAGGACTGAAGCTCGCGAGTACGACACCCGGGTCGGCCCCGCCGTCGATTTGCATCTGAGCTTCAGTAAAGGCTGTGGGATTCGGCTTATGGTTTCGTAGAATCCAAATGCAGTTGTGAGCATCCACACCCGGCAAACCCCCGGTGGTGGAAAGAGCGTGGAGCAGATCGTTCTGGAAAGCCGGCAGGTCGACCACGGCAGCGCTTCCCTGCTTGGAAAGCACTTGCTGCCCACGGAGTTTCAGCACAGGTTGGCCTGGGGTGTCGCCACGCATCACCAGGACGCGAACAACCCGCGGCTTGATAAGGGTGATCGTGACTCGCTCACGTCCCTTCTTCAGAAGCTGCTTATCGCCGTAGGCTTTGACCACGGCTTGTGCAGTCTGCTGGATCGTCAGTCCGGTTACGGGGATCGGATCGATCAGTGGAAGGTAGAGATTTCCATCCGCGGAAACTTCCACAGGCACGCCCGTCGAAGGGGAATCCGAAAGACCATTTGGCGGATAGTAGATATTCGATTGGAACCGTTCGGGGTGAATGATGGTCTGCTCATCATTGGGGGGCAACACGCCGAAAACGTAGATGCCTAAATGATCCCCTGCCCCCACAATATGTTGATCCGGCGGAGTCTGACGTAGGGCAGCCAGATTGATGGGTACCTTAGCGGTTTCTGATTCCCCCAACAGGTTGACCGGGACCCGACCTGCTGGAACCGCTTTGTTAGCGAATGTCGTGCAACCGACATGACAAGCAGTCAAGACAGCGAGCAGAGTTCCGATAAGTTTTTGCGTCGTGGCCATCCTTGGTACGCTCTTCGAATTTGGAGAATCTTGTGGGAGACAGCATCCGTGCTGTGTTTCAAGTCGCCCGTTCACTGAGTTCAGCGGGAATTTCTAGCGGAGGCGAATCGATGATCGACCGGACGAGATGCGATAGTTTCGCTTCACTCGATCTTGTTCGACGATCACTTCCTCGCGAATCGGTTCTGTCGTCGTTTTTCGCTTGACGATTCTCAATTGTGTTGGTGAATTGCTAACGATTTTTTCCACGGGCTCGTGACCCATCAGTACGAGTTTCGAGCGTCCGGCTGAAGTCGGTTGAAAAGTGGAGTTGCTCTCACCATGCCAACGGACAGGCGTTTGAGAGCGATTAGCCAAGGGGGCTTGCATCTCTTCCTTGGCAGGGATTGATTCGAGGCGGGCGACGGGCCGAGCCTCTTCCGCCGCCTTGACCGCGTGTTGCCATGCGTTCTGCCCTTGGCGAGTGACCGCTTCGAGCGATCGCCAAGCGACCGTGACTTCACGCTTCAACCCGGCTGTTTCTAAGCGGAACGGTTTGGTCGTACGCTTCTTCGCGACGACCTTTCTGGCTTTCTGTGGCCGGTTGATCTTTAACGTTGTCTTGCTGGGGTTAGGCAAGGCCTGAGCGAAGGTATTCTTCTTGGTTTCCGTAGTTGGTGACTCTAATTTGATTTGGCGAGTCTCAACTTTAGCGACGCGTACTTCCGCAGGCTTCACTACAGGTAAGCTCTGCTCGATTTTCGTTGAGGGTGCCGTCACCGACACGCTGGCGTCGCGATATTCGATCGGAGCATATTTGACGAACGCGGCTTCCAACTGATCGTTGATTTTCTGCATCGCTTGCTTATCTGTAACGGGAGCAGCCGGTTTCTTTGCAGCGACTTCTGGCGTGGGCTGACGGGCTTGGAAATTCTTGCTTACCGCGGGAAGTCGGTAGAGAGATTCCTGGTAGGGCTCGGGGTCGACGATGCTTGGTAACTGCTCGAGCACGAGCGACTGACGGTTGGGAATCTGTTCATTGGAAACTTTGGGCGCGGCAACTGGGCTTGCAGGAAGTTGCTCGACCTCGGGTGCTTGAGGAGCGGTCGGTTCGGCGGGCTCAGCCTTTGGATTGCCTGCGGGTACGGGCTCAGTAGTCTCCTGTGGAAGGACATTCTCTGGAGCCTGAGGAACGTAGGGAGCCACGCCAGGGTTCTGAGCAGGAGGATCCTGAACAGCA encodes:
- a CDS encoding sulfotransferase domain-containing protein, which translates into the protein MTVGASPQLKKPNFFLIGAPKCGTTSLALYLSGHPNLFFCDPKEPFYWNSDYPELRRKEHLHTLAEYEALFSEVSEQETIVAEGSTTYLSSQTAVREILDYNPDALFLAMLRNPVEAMRSFHSELVYTSNEEVEDFEEAWNLQSRRAAGESIPKLCREPTWLQYRKMGSYASQVRRFFELVPEAQRRVFLFDDYSVDTPGTYRQVLEFLGLPDDNRQTFPRLKQSRKKRFEFVHRFFRVPPKPLEPIAIRVRRYVANQHSGPVGAAKKLFVKSHKRPPLREEFVEYLKNEFHDDVMELSELLGRDLSHWVD
- a CDS encoding O-antigen ligase family protein, translating into MIPHPVKLIRYGSIFLLVAAHLQAVMPMLAPISMVLFVVVHAPALRFYRQIPAAVQVAAIFVVYTFGLLFLHNMLGDYRVLDFLRANGRVVYMLCLFLFVSHLKPSVDIERPLFYSLIIVTAGIAALALYSRFVSVITVGEMPLSTKRSITGFFENHNTMSGLLGAVLALGGASWLHRLEGRTPNFINRFSLAIGFFLLIAFASSLSRSYTLGLLATGLLLIWRVPDPRVRKNCLIGGGFAGVILAGYVLVNRSEQIDSDNISNRGVLYTRAVGLIRQSPIIGIGPGGFEEIHAVRKPIVPGLITLRHSGTASEERYHHSREGIYGAHVHNTYLQLLCDVGFVGAFLLAAVFWLAFRDYRRLASIDSEEPYEEVPDESDDQVEIPPWYQSYEHAAWNSKATWSTLAFLAVAGVFVNWCFSSPPYTIGLYMCLGRLVAQTAAVKAMIYDEYESPESFAELQCFEAATT
- a CDS encoding oligosaccharide flippase family protein; translation: MAEAQAVSDTKVSVLKRVGGNTLWVAAGRFADMLAVVLTNMVLARWLSREDFKTFFVVFNVVSLLSICGTLGLNRSIVKFISEGLAAKSPERAASTLRWAIGATLLGSLLFAGVMTAVTIRFFYEEPSAWLAVGLAASVVFRALQRVVTEALRGYHEIRGASLFAGQNAGQAAGPVADFVFLLFVVAAWLLGFVDPSLSAVVVLNLMSVVATLPLSVWVLHRVRESSFAANETTEGEPKSLGAEPTSYAASSSWKDLLRVSFGILVTQFFIFLIWNSDVWLSEYLDEKSAADFVAARGLLMMVMLPLSLINMAVLSSIPELFSQKKFEQLEKVLRTGSFLAGIPALAVILFVFFFAQPILTLYYGPKYPEGGGLLSILVLGRILNAFAGVASFALMMTGFQRIHSVISAVASAVLWLAGPYAAVHYGAEGLAIVSAAVFTLHHAAIWLAVKKYVGVWSHLQIPGRLRQRIGLHKVANSEPA
- a CDS encoding polysaccharide biosynthesis/export family protein is translated as MATTQKLIGTLLAVLTACHVGCTTFANKAVPAGRVPVNLLGESETAKVPINLAALRQTPPDQHIVGAGDHLGIYVFGVLPPNDEQTIIHPERFQSNIYYPPNGLSDSPSTGVPVEVSADGNLYLPLIDPIPVTGLTIQQTAQAVVKAYGDKQLLKKGRERVTITLIKPRVVRVLVMRGDTPGQPVLKLRGQQVLSKQGSAAVVDLPAFQNDLLHALSTTGGLPGVDAHNCIWILRNHKPNPTAFTEAQMQIDGGADPGVVLASFSPEYTRTKIPLRVCPGQALPFAPSDVVLNEGDVVFLEPRVNDFFYTGGMLPPGEIPLPRDRDIDVMEAIAIATGGVASPLQGGNGSQNFLQRGAGPGNTSIPPSRVIILRKLADGQQLRIQVDLRKALHDSRERLKILPEDFVMLQYTPGQQLANTLTHWFNWNLTAVPTQLD
- a CDS encoding FAD-dependent oxidoreductase, which encodes MSVRVAILGAGPGGLSLARRLSDYEGVDVDLYEKEANVGGMHKSPEFDGLFYDVGTFLFHEGHGLIETFPETRDLYVEAEYKPLSITPKGGYDRYPLSVGGYLRDNGPLVAVMSGFDLLASKLLHRRRDTVPAYAKYYTGGTIYRRSGLQEYVNRLHDAPDTELDVKFAQRRMHVLSRQSLRKLAMKAFSRGYRKKAAKSFQQRLVRPKEGMAFLYEKMLEIVERQGVQVLTNCQVESVRREGEEFVLVHSGGQEERYDRIISTIPMPVMSRLIGREPETNIENRDLISLFYRGKFVNQAAAFFNFTYSGKWKRITVFSKFYGMEEGQDYFTVEVTAQDASSGAVDEARRDFEEHARKFNLLEGEPEYVGSEITPRAYPIYRRGQMPAIEREKQALRDFGIDLVGRQGNFEYVISDVVAQRAHTLVDKMAGELELTAAS
- the wbaP gene encoding undecaprenyl-phosphate galactose phosphotransferase WbaP gives rise to the protein MDQGHGVAEATQTTIEQLYDSAVTESHQRFEEASPARPKSKGWRYISQTASTAAPLLAADLLAVAGAFLTALLAVSFFLPEFPLLFLGRQTAALSAIVLLVFPLFGLYPGAGLNPIVEFRQSIMAATMTFGLVVVANSTLGMWRPFEFWTLGLAWTFSLALVPLARMAARRLVCKKKWWPQPLLIIGDGPAAEGALRSYLNQPTLGLKPVGIIGSYQEHWDESGDSSKWYLGPPDDLEGLVKEHNVLWAILVMDFVSRGTINVVTSAVPNVVVLNSFDGLPSLWNRTQECLGRPGIQVQERLLLPLPRVLKRSMDLVLGIGGGLLISPLLLTFCVLIKLTSPGPIFYKQRRFGRDGEVFWMWKFRSMVSNADEVLQDYLDRHPELREEWDRDHKLKNDPRVTWLGRILRKTSLDELPQLWNVIRGDMSFVGPRPIVDNEEGRPYLEEHPEGYQQYTRVVPGITGMWQISGRNLTTYGERIRLDSYYIRNWSPWLDLYILVRTIRVVLRGEGAY
- a CDS encoding sulfotransferase produces the protein MQESKPNFMLIGAARSGTTAIARFLEQHPEVFVCDPKEPHFLALGKSDTEFKGPGDELMMNRVLVRDVDEYSKLFLPDRPCKAIGEGSVSTLYYAQESIPAIKEHASSAKLIAVLRNPIDRAYSSFMYTTSRGFEPLEDFEQALDEEPNRIEQDWHHIWHYTQMGFYTSQLEAFFEQFDRQQIKIVLFDDFQAKPAEVLSDLFQFLGVDSAFQPDVNAEVNRSGVPRNRIIGGAINFVYRQWYLKNMLKAIIPPSMRDSIRNASLSRPAMSSRAYARLSELYSEEITSLSKLLDRDLTAWLENETVAG
- a CDS encoding glycosyltransferase is translated as MASVESQTEDKIATSSGEGVRGPDPLRTIQIIESANAGVARHTLDLCEGLAERGCDVHLIYSPVRTDRLFEQGLARITAHPQVTSAECPIRRSVHPSDYVAANYVRRYAKKHGPFDVIHGHSSKAGAVGRLAAWRLKIPAIYTPHAIGTMNPLISRKARWLIGTIERQLSRVPGRLIALSPEEHHHLLGLGIKDCHIEVISNGIADTALPSKEEARNTLGLPADAPIVGFIGRLSKQKAVDVLVAGFAQVVSENVDARLAIIGTGELESQLREQAESLGVADRIDWLGHQDGFASMPAFDVFALPSRYEGLPYVLMEAVFAGLPIVASDLASSSLLLESGENGWVVPSEDPASLAEAITKLLANPEQRKAFGKASRLRAADFTIDKMVDKTLALYRQLAMQSR